The Thermococcus sp. genome segment CCTTAAAGCCGTAAACCTTCTCGGCGTTCTTTATCGGCGCCCACGTCTCATGCCCCTCCGCGGAACCGAGGGCAACTTCCATGAAGAGGGGTGGCATGTAGTGCCTCTCGCTCGCTGTTATCATGGTTACGTCAATGTCGAGCTTTAGCCTGTCAGCTTCGGCCTTCAGATAACGAGCCGCTACCAGTCCGGCAGTTCCTCCGCCGAGAACCAAAACCTTTGTCATACCTGCACCTCCACCTTTTATATCAAACTAAGTGACGTCTTGGGGTATATAACCCTTTTGATTATCGCACCTATTCGGTTCGGAAAAAGATATGCCCGAAAGAGATATAAGACCCAAGTTCAGAATTCGAAAGGGGTGATGCCATGGCTGTACAGGCGGAAACTGGTAAAGAAGTTATCGCAGGATTAGTGGCAATAGTGCTCGCGTTTGTGTTTATTCTCGTGGCATTCATAGTGCACAACGTTGTCTGGGTAGTGCCAGGCATGATATTTGGAGTTGCCTATATGATATGGGTCTTCCATAAGCACGGAATGCCATCAACAAACAGTCCGAAAGCAAAAGGTTAACCCTTTCTTTTATGTTCTTAGCTTAAGGAAAACATTACTGAAACTCAAAGTTCCGAAAACATTATAAGTTTGTTTCCCTGTAAGTTCAGTTTGAAAGATGAACTCAGGGGTGAGTGGGTATGGACCCGATATTGCTGTCAAGGATACAGTTTGCCCTAACCGCGGGCTATCATTGGGTTTTTGTGCCCGCGAGTATAGGAATGGCCTTTATGGTATTCCTGCTCTGGACTATGGCAGCTATAACCAACGAGGAACAGTGGCATAAAGCAGCGAAGTTCTTCAGCAAGTGGCTTGGAGTGTTCTTTGTCCTTGGCGTTCCAACGGGAATCGTTATGGAGTTCGAGTTCGGCGCCAACTGGGCCAACTATTCGATGTTCGTCGGTTCAATCTTCGGCCCGCCGCTGATGCTTGAAGGTCTCTTCGCCTTCGCACTCGAGTCAACGTTTCTCGGTGTCCTGCTCTTCGGCATGGACAGGCTCCCAAGGGCCATAACGTGGATATCATCTTTCTTCGTGTTCATCGGTTCGAGCCTTTCGGGACTCTGGATTCTCATAGCCAACAGCTGGCAACAGACACCTACGGCGTATATAATTAAGGACACTCCCCTCGGCCCGAGGGCGGAGCTTACAGACTTCATGAAGGCCGTCTTTAACCCGCTTCTCGTTTCCCAGTACACTCACACCATAAACTCTGCAATACTGACCGGTGCCTACATAGTCGTTGCAGTTAGTGCCTACTACCTCCTCAAGAAGAGGCATGTTCAGGTTGCGAGAAGTGCTCTGGCACTGGGTATAATCGTCCTCGCAATAAGCTCCATAATCCAGCTTTACCCAACAGGTCACGAGGAGGGTATGGTCATAGCCAAGTACCAGCCGACTAAGTTAGCGGCCGACGAGGGTCTATTCAAAACGGAGACAGGAGCACCGATGGTGGTCTTCGGAATCGTTGACGAGAAGAACCAGCAGGTGAAGTACGCAATAGAGATTCCAAAGCTCCTCAGCTGGCTGGCCTTCGGTGACTGGAACGCTAAAGTTTTAGGATTGCACGATGCAGCAAAGTACGTCTGGTATGAACAAGTTCTAAACAACCCGAACTACGCCAACGAACAGGTCAAGAAGCAAGTTATCGACAACATAATGAAGGCCTACGGCGTTAATCCTAACGACCCGCAGGCAAACGAGAAGATGGTCAAGGTTCTTGAGGACGCGCTTCCAGTTGCCTTCATGTTCTACGCCTACCGTGTTATGGTCGGTCTGGGAACGCTCTTCATATTGATAGGCCTCGTTGGAGTTCTACTGCTCCTCCTCGGCAAGCTCTACGATGCCAGATGGTTCCTCAAGGTGCTCGTGGTTACCGTTCCGCTTCCATGGCTGGCTGGTGAGGCCGGGTGGT includes the following:
- a CDS encoding cytochrome ubiquinol oxidase subunit I, with product MDPILLSRIQFALTAGYHWVFVPASIGMAFMVFLLWTMAAITNEEQWHKAAKFFSKWLGVFFVLGVPTGIVMEFEFGANWANYSMFVGSIFGPPLMLEGLFAFALESTFLGVLLFGMDRLPRAITWISSFFVFIGSSLSGLWILIANSWQQTPTAYIIKDTPLGPRAELTDFMKAVFNPLLVSQYTHTINSAILTGAYIVVAVSAYYLLKKRHVQVARSALALGIIVLAISSIIQLYPTGHEEGMVIAKYQPTKLAADEGLFKTETGAPMVVFGIVDEKNQQVKYAIEIPKLLSWLAFGDWNAKVLGLHDAAKYVWYEQVLNNPNYANEQVKKQVIDNIMKAYGVNPNDPQANEKMVKVLEDALPVAFMFYAYRVMVGLGTLFILIGLVGVLLLLLGKLYDARWFLKVLVVTVPLPWLAGEAGWFTHEVGRMPWMVWGMVTTNTGISPNISATSVLITLIAFVVVYSVLFYIWLHFIKKLIREGPEPVEGDVTSKPTPAVSVAGGGQ